Proteins from a single region of Sandaracinaceae bacterium:
- the gcvH gene encoding glycine cleavage system protein GcvH: MTYPAELRYTKDHEWARVEGDVVRVGVTSYAVDQLGDVTLVDLPSVGTSVSAHARFGEIESVKTVSELFSPVSGEIVAINEDLEGTPEQVNEAPYESGWLVDIKMSDPSELDALMDAAAYADYIGKLEG; encoded by the coding sequence GCTCCGCTACACCAAAGATCATGAATGGGCCCGCGTCGAAGGCGACGTCGTGCGCGTCGGCGTCACGTCCTACGCCGTCGACCAGCTCGGCGACGTCACCCTGGTGGACCTGCCGAGCGTCGGCACGTCCGTCAGCGCGCACGCCCGCTTCGGGGAGATCGAGTCGGTGAAGACGGTCAGCGAGCTGTTCTCGCCCGTGAGCGGCGAGATCGTCGCCATCAACGAAGACCTCGAGGGCACCCCCGAGCAGGTCAACGAGGCGCCGTACGAGAGCGGCTGGTTGGTCGACATCAAGATGTCGGACCCCTCCGAGCTCGACGCCCTGATGGACGCCGCGGCCTACGCAGACTACATCGGCAAGCTCGAGGGCTGA
- the gcvPA gene encoding aminomethyl-transferring glycine dehydrogenase subunit GcvPA, whose amino-acid sequence MRYLPHTEVEIRQMLERIGVASIDELFQPIPEERRFKGLMQMEPALDEPRLMAHLNELASKNTGASALSFMGAGMYDHHIPPALDQLLMRSEFYTAYTPYQAELSQGTLQAIFEFQTTVCELLGLEVANASMYDGASAAAEAGLMARRATRRTHLVVSGALHPHYLDTIRAYLRGLDGEPDMDVAAVLPDGRTDLESVKALTRDDTAAVILGYPNFNGCVEDLPAAGAITTAKKAMLVTATSEVYALALLASPGALGADIAVAEGQSLAVPMQFGGPGVGLFACRQDLVRQMPGRLVGETVDADGQRGYVLTLSTREQHIRRERATSNICTNHGLIALAFTMRTALLGRSGFDRAARMCLANAEYLKAQLSSLPKLSLPCSAPTFNEFVVRLDGASAAQAVAAGMAQGLLPGVDLGTFDADRASDLLVAVTEKHSRADLDRLVSLLGSL is encoded by the coding sequence ATGCGCTACCTGCCCCACACCGAGGTCGAGATCCGTCAGATGCTGGAGCGCATCGGCGTCGCCTCCATCGACGAGCTCTTTCAGCCCATCCCCGAGGAGCGGCGCTTCAAGGGCCTCATGCAGATGGAGCCCGCCCTCGACGAGCCGCGCCTCATGGCGCACCTCAACGAGCTCGCCAGCAAGAACACGGGCGCCAGCGCGCTGTCGTTCATGGGCGCCGGGATGTACGACCATCACATCCCCCCCGCGCTGGACCAGCTGCTGATGCGCAGCGAGTTCTACACGGCCTACACGCCGTACCAGGCCGAGCTCTCCCAGGGCACGCTGCAGGCCATCTTCGAGTTCCAGACGACCGTGTGCGAGCTCTTGGGGCTCGAGGTCGCCAACGCGTCGATGTACGACGGCGCCAGCGCAGCGGCCGAGGCAGGCTTGATGGCGCGCCGCGCCACGCGCCGCACCCACCTGGTCGTCAGCGGCGCGCTCCACCCGCACTACCTGGACACCATCCGCGCCTACCTACGCGGCCTGGACGGCGAGCCCGACATGGACGTCGCGGCCGTGCTGCCGGATGGTCGGACCGACCTCGAGTCCGTGAAGGCGCTCACGCGGGACGACACCGCTGCCGTCATCCTGGGCTACCCCAACTTCAACGGCTGCGTCGAGGACCTGCCCGCCGCGGGCGCCATCACCACGGCCAAGAAAGCCATGCTCGTGACGGCCACCAGCGAGGTCTACGCGTTGGCCCTGCTCGCTTCGCCCGGAGCGCTCGGCGCCGACATCGCGGTCGCTGAGGGTCAGTCGCTGGCCGTGCCGATGCAGTTCGGCGGCCCCGGCGTGGGGCTCTTTGCGTGCCGCCAGGACCTCGTCCGCCAGATGCCGGGGCGCTTGGTCGGAGAGACGGTGGACGCCGATGGTCAGCGCGGGTACGTGCTCACGCTCTCCACGCGCGAGCAGCACATCCGACGTGAGCGCGCGACGAGCAACATCTGCACGAACCACGGCCTGATCGCGCTGGCGTTCACGATGCGCACAGCGCTCTTGGGCCGCTCGGGCTTCGACCGTGCGGCGCGCATGTGCCTCGCCAACGCCGAGTACCTCAAGGCGCAGCTCTCCTCGCTCCCCAAGCTGTCGCTCCCGTGCTCCGCCCCCACGTTCAACGAGTTCGTTGTGCGCCTGGATGGCGCCTCCGCCGCGCAAGCGGTCGCGGCTGGAATGGCCCAAGGGCTGCTGCCGGGAGTCGACCTGGGCACGTTCGACGCCGACCGCGCCAGCGACCTCCTCGTAGCCGTCACCGAGAAGCACTCCCGCGCCGACCTCGATCGCCTGGTCAGCCTGTTGGGCTCCCTGTAG
- a CDS encoding serine/threonine protein kinase yields the protein MNGTWYGPYELLRKVAAGGMAEVFLARRWGDSEFYRELVVKRLFAQYANNPASLLLFQYEARVMAELSHPNIPQIFDLGAAENTWYIAMEYVAGVNLADLWRAGARLGIPMGLDVTLGIMLQVCEALHHAHEAEDRGGNALEVVHRDVTPHNIMVTRDGVAKLMDFGIAQTNANPHEERGVLRGTLSYMSPEQVRGRWLDRRADVFALGVVLYELTTGTRLFRGDDVQIMTTIVESDVTPPSRIVPGYPPDLEAILMATLARDPAHRIASAADLAMHLEYFALRNGLMLGPRQVARYVHSVVPAERVLEPELSLVNSGAHETARQSSAPDAIQDLELDDLEPVEASVAFGARDTLTDVPVRGVEVPDGRVGGVANGPAVLLDTQKRVSAERNYLDQLDRRLKDD from the coding sequence GTGAACGGAACTTGGTACGGTCCCTACGAGCTCCTCCGCAAGGTCGCCGCCGGTGGCATGGCCGAGGTGTTCCTCGCGCGTCGCTGGGGCGACTCGGAGTTCTACCGCGAGCTGGTGGTGAAACGTCTGTTCGCGCAGTACGCCAACAACCCCGCGTCGCTCCTGCTGTTTCAGTACGAGGCGCGGGTGATGGCGGAGCTCTCGCACCCCAACATCCCGCAGATCTTCGATCTCGGGGCGGCCGAGAACACGTGGTACATCGCGATGGAGTACGTCGCGGGGGTCAACCTGGCCGACCTCTGGCGCGCGGGCGCCCGGCTCGGGATCCCGATGGGGCTCGACGTGACGCTCGGGATCATGCTGCAAGTCTGCGAGGCGCTCCACCATGCCCACGAGGCCGAAGACCGTGGGGGCAACGCGCTAGAGGTCGTGCACCGCGACGTGACCCCGCACAACATCATGGTGACACGCGACGGGGTGGCGAAGCTGATGGACTTCGGCATCGCGCAGACCAACGCGAACCCCCACGAGGAGCGCGGCGTGCTGCGCGGCACGCTGTCGTACATGAGCCCCGAGCAGGTGCGTGGGCGCTGGTTGGATCGGCGCGCGGACGTGTTTGCGCTCGGGGTCGTGCTGTACGAGCTGACGACGGGCACGCGCCTCTTCCGCGGCGACGACGTCCAGATCATGACGACCATCGTGGAGTCCGACGTGACGCCACCCTCGCGCATCGTGCCGGGCTATCCGCCGGACCTCGAGGCGATCCTGATGGCCACGCTCGCGCGGGACCCGGCGCACCGCATCGCGAGCGCCGCGGACCTGGCGATGCACCTCGAGTACTTCGCGCTCCGCAACGGGCTGATGCTCGGGCCGCGCCAGGTCGCACGCTACGTGCACTCCGTGGTCCCTGCCGAGCGTGTGCTCGAGCCGGAGCTGTCGTTGGTCAACAGCGGCGCGCACGAGACGGCACGCCAGTCCAGCGCGCCGGACGCCATCCAGGATCTCGAGCTCGACGACCTCGAGCCAGTCGAAGCTTCGGTCGCGTTCGGGGCGCGGGACACACTCACGGACGTGCCAGTGCGTGGCGTCGAGGTGCCGGATGGCCGCGTGGGGGGCGTGGCGAACGGCCCGGCCGTCCTCCTCGACACGCAGAAGCGCGTTTCAGCCGAGCGAAACTACCTCGACCAGCTGGACCGTCGCCTGAAGGACGACTGA
- the mtnA gene encoding S-methyl-5-thioribose-1-phosphate isomerase, producing the protein MEYEPRDHVLWLLDQRRLPMEVVYLTLRTPDEAVAGIRDMVVRGAPAIGITAAYALAQQAHLERGAAPAFMLAMGAAGRVLNATRPTAVNLAWAIARMARRAADVAQQPPEERAQAMLAEAEAIHREDVAACRAMGALGAEDVPDGACILTHCNAGALATGGYGTALGVIRAAHEAGKRVRVLADETRPYLQGARLTSWELHQDGIPVEVITDSTAAHCFQRGEIDFVVVGSDRVAKNGDVANKIGTYGVAVLAHAHDVPFTVAAPVSTLDFATPTGAHIPLEQRSRDEVARVGERVLVADGIACRHVGFDVTPARLVTALYTERGTVRLAEGESLTQLFPTR; encoded by the coding sequence GTGGAATACGAGCCGCGCGATCACGTGCTGTGGTTGTTGGACCAGCGGCGGCTCCCGATGGAGGTGGTGTACCTGACGCTGCGCACCCCGGACGAAGCCGTCGCCGGGATTCGCGACATGGTCGTGCGAGGTGCGCCCGCCATCGGCATCACGGCCGCCTACGCGCTTGCTCAGCAGGCGCATCTCGAGCGCGGCGCGGCGCCAGCGTTCATGCTGGCGATGGGCGCGGCGGGTCGTGTGCTCAACGCCACGCGGCCCACCGCCGTGAACCTGGCGTGGGCCATCGCGCGCATGGCTCGTCGGGCCGCGGACGTCGCGCAGCAACCCCCGGAGGAGCGCGCGCAGGCCATGCTGGCGGAGGCCGAGGCCATCCACCGTGAGGACGTCGCGGCGTGCCGCGCCATGGGCGCGCTCGGGGCCGAGGACGTGCCCGATGGGGCGTGCATCTTGACCCACTGCAACGCGGGCGCGCTCGCCACGGGCGGCTACGGCACCGCGCTCGGCGTCATCCGCGCGGCCCACGAGGCCGGCAAGCGTGTGCGTGTCTTGGCGGACGAGACGCGCCCGTACTTGCAGGGCGCCCGCCTGACGTCGTGGGAGCTTCACCAGGATGGCATCCCGGTCGAGGTCATCACGGACAGCACCGCGGCCCACTGCTTTCAACGCGGCGAGATCGACTTCGTCGTGGTCGGGTCCGACCGCGTGGCCAAGAACGGCGACGTGGCGAACAAGATCGGGACGTACGGGGTGGCGGTCTTGGCGCACGCCCACGACGTGCCGTTCACCGTCGCGGCGCCTGTGAGCACGTTGGACTTCGCCACGCCAACCGGCGCGCACATCCCGCTCGAGCAGCGTTCGCGGGACGAGGTCGCGCGCGTCGGCGAGCGCGTGCTGGTGGCAGATGGCATCGCGTGCCGCCACGTGGGCTTCGACGTGACCCCGGCGCGCCTCGTGACGGCGCTGTACACCGAGCGGGGCACCGTCCGCCTCGCGGAAGGTGAGTCGCTGACTCAGCTGTTCCCGACGCGCTGA
- the gatB gene encoding Asp-tRNA(Asn)/Glu-tRNA(Gln) amidotransferase subunit GatB: protein MARAYETVIGLEVHAQLRTETKLFCGCATAYGAPPNTQVCPVCLGLPGALPVPNAHAMELAAIAGLALGCDVRSESRFDRKNYFYPDLSKGYQISQFEHPLNLGGQLTFAVGDAEKTVRLTRIHVEEDAAKNLHGAGGGTATVVDFNRGGTPLIEIVSEPDLRSAAEAEAYLRKLRDILMFMGVNDGNLEEGSFRCDANVSVRPAGQEEFGTRTEIKNINSFKFVRQAIEYEASRQVSVIEGGGRVVQETRGWNDVTGKTVSQRSKEDAHDYRYFPDPDLPPTVFSQERIDELRRTAPKLPEQLRAEWTAQWGLTAYDAEVLTGHPAIARYFVAVAEALDAGGKEPRAEAGKRAANFIQAEVLRDVKTSGLDATFSVPVAGVADLLGRVQAGSLTGKQGKQVFAEMASSGEGAEAVITRLGVQAPISDTGALEADIRAIIAANPAQHEQYKAGKTKVLGFFVGQIMRATKGAADPATVNELLERLLQE from the coding sequence ATGGCGCGCGCATACGAAACGGTGATCGGGCTCGAGGTGCACGCGCAGCTCAGGACCGAGACCAAGCTTTTCTGTGGCTGCGCCACGGCGTACGGGGCGCCTCCCAACACACAGGTGTGCCCAGTGTGTCTGGGGCTGCCAGGAGCGCTACCGGTGCCCAACGCGCACGCCATGGAGCTCGCCGCCATCGCGGGTCTCGCGCTGGGCTGCGACGTGCGCAGCGAGTCGCGCTTCGACCGCAAGAACTACTTCTATCCGGACCTCTCCAAGGGCTACCAGATCTCGCAGTTCGAGCACCCGCTCAACCTCGGGGGCCAGCTCACGTTCGCGGTGGGTGACGCGGAGAAGACCGTCCGCCTGACGCGCATTCACGTGGAGGAGGACGCCGCCAAGAACCTGCACGGCGCGGGCGGAGGCACCGCGACCGTGGTGGACTTCAACCGCGGTGGCACGCCACTGATCGAGATCGTGAGCGAGCCCGACCTGCGGAGCGCGGCGGAGGCGGAGGCCTACCTGCGCAAGCTGCGGGACATCCTCATGTTCATGGGGGTGAACGACGGCAACCTCGAGGAGGGCAGCTTCCGCTGCGACGCCAACGTCTCGGTGCGGCCCGCAGGGCAAGAGGAGTTCGGGACCCGCACCGAGATCAAGAACATCAACTCCTTCAAATTCGTGCGCCAGGCCATCGAGTACGAGGCGAGCCGCCAGGTGAGCGTCATCGAAGGCGGCGGGCGCGTGGTGCAGGAGACGCGCGGCTGGAACGACGTCACGGGCAAGACGGTCTCGCAGCGCAGCAAAGAAGACGCGCACGACTATCGCTATTTCCCGGACCCGGACCTGCCGCCCACGGTGTTCTCCCAAGAGCGCATCGACGAGCTACGCCGGACCGCCCCGAAGCTGCCGGAGCAGCTGCGCGCCGAGTGGACCGCCCAGTGGGGCCTGACCGCGTACGACGCCGAGGTGCTCACAGGTCACCCGGCCATCGCACGGTACTTCGTCGCCGTGGCCGAGGCGCTGGACGCGGGCGGCAAGGAGCCGCGCGCCGAGGCTGGGAAGCGCGCCGCGAACTTCATCCAGGCGGAGGTGCTGCGCGATGTGAAGACCAGCGGGCTCGACGCGACCTTCAGCGTCCCCGTGGCTGGTGTGGCAGACCTCCTCGGGCGTGTGCAGGCGGGCAGCCTCACGGGCAAGCAAGGCAAGCAGGTGTTCGCCGAGATGGCGAGCAGCGGCGAGGGCGCCGAGGCGGTCATCACGCGGCTCGGCGTGCAGGCGCCCATCAGCGACACGGGTGCCCTCGAGGCGGACATCCGCGCCATCATCGCGGCCAACCCCGCGCAGCACGAGCAGTACAAGGCGGGCAAGACCAAGGTGCTGGGCTTCTTTGTGGGCCAGATCATGCGTGCTACCAAGGGCGCCGCAGACCCGGCCACCGTGAACGAGCTCCTCGAGCGCCTGCTGCAGGAGTAG
- the gatA gene encoding Asp-tRNA(Asn)/Glu-tRNA(Gln) amidotransferase subunit GatA, with product MTQSSPAPGVIATAEAVRRGERSAEHVTTEHLARAASLRGLNALLHVDEERALQAARRVDARRAEGKTLGRLAGVPVVLKDNLCVTGVPTTCASRILEGYRPPYDADCVERLVAEDAVILAKANMDEFAMGSSNENSAFGPVKNPWDPSRAPGGSSGGSAAATAASIGAVALGTDTGGSVRQPGAFCGVVAIKPTYGRLSRYGVIAFASSLDQVGTMTRSVRDGARVLGVLAGHDRRDATSATEPVPDYEAACELPVKGTRVGVMRAALDQVEDPDVRASFAAAEASLRDAGCDVVDIELPHAHHGVSVYYLVATAEASSNLARFDGMRFGLRVAGEDLLSTYERTRAQGFGPEVQRRIMLGTYALSSGYYDAFYIKAQKVRTLMIKDYQQAFERCDAVLSPTAPTPAFGLGEKTGDPLAMYLADIFTLPPSLAGLPAMHVPVGLGSTSGLPVGVQITTPAFTEGRMLQLGSALEARSGYVCAPPGMDVGGAS from the coding sequence ATGACCCAGAGCTCACCCGCGCCGGGCGTCATCGCCACCGCAGAGGCGGTGCGCCGCGGTGAACGCAGCGCCGAGCACGTCACCACGGAGCACCTCGCCCGCGCCGCGTCCCTGCGCGGGCTGAACGCCCTGTTGCACGTCGACGAAGAGCGAGCGCTGCAGGCTGCGCGCCGCGTGGACGCGCGCCGCGCGGAGGGCAAGACGCTGGGGCGGCTGGCGGGTGTACCGGTGGTCCTCAAGGACAACCTGTGCGTGACGGGTGTGCCCACCACGTGCGCGTCCCGCATCCTCGAAGGCTATCGACCCCCCTACGATGCCGACTGCGTCGAGCGCCTGGTGGCCGAGGATGCGGTCATTCTGGCGAAGGCGAACATGGACGAGTTCGCGATGGGCTCGTCCAACGAGAACTCCGCGTTCGGTCCGGTGAAGAACCCTTGGGATCCGAGCCGCGCGCCCGGTGGGTCCAGCGGCGGGTCCGCCGCAGCCACCGCCGCGAGCATCGGTGCGGTCGCGCTCGGTACGGACACCGGAGGCTCGGTGCGCCAGCCAGGCGCCTTCTGTGGGGTCGTGGCCATCAAGCCCACCTACGGACGGCTCAGCCGCTATGGTGTCATCGCCTTTGCTTCCTCGCTCGATCAGGTCGGTACCATGACGCGCAGCGTGCGCGACGGGGCGCGCGTACTGGGCGTGCTGGCAGGACACGACCGACGGGACGCCACCAGCGCGACCGAGCCTGTGCCCGACTACGAAGCTGCGTGCGAGCTGCCCGTGAAGGGTACGCGCGTTGGCGTCATGCGCGCGGCACTGGACCAGGTGGAGGACCCCGACGTGCGCGCCTCGTTCGCAGCGGCCGAGGCCTCGCTACGGGACGCCGGCTGCGACGTGGTCGACATCGAGCTGCCCCACGCGCACCACGGCGTCAGCGTGTACTACCTCGTCGCAACGGCCGAGGCGTCGAGCAACCTGGCGCGCTTCGACGGCATGCGCTTTGGGCTGCGTGTGGCGGGTGAAGACCTGCTGTCCACGTACGAACGCACCCGCGCGCAGGGCTTCGGCCCCGAGGTGCAGCGGCGCATCATGCTCGGCACGTACGCGCTCTCGTCCGGCTACTACGATGCGTTCTACATCAAGGCGCAGAAGGTCCGGACGCTGATGATCAAGGACTACCAACAGGCGTTCGAGCGCTGCGACGCCGTGCTCTCGCCCACCGCGCCGACCCCCGCGTTCGGGCTCGGGGAGAAGACGGGCGACCCCCTCGCGATGTATCTGGCGGACATCTTCACGCTGCCGCCCAGCCTGGCCGGGCTGCCCGCCATGCACGTCCCCGTGGGCCTCGGAAGCACATCCGGCTTGCCCGTGGGAGTACAGATCACGACGCCTGCGTTCACAGAGGGCCGCATGCTGCAGTTGGGGTCGGCGTTGGAGGCGCGCAGTGGCTACGTCTGCGCGCCGCCCGGCATGGATGTGGGAGGGGCGTCCTGA
- the gatC gene encoding Asp-tRNA(Asn)/Glu-tRNA(Gln) amidotransferase subunit GatC yields the protein MDEPKISSDQVRHVARLARLALDDQAVTDMRRQLDAILGYVAALDTVDVSALSPSFHAIPLLSPLREDRVVAGLAREAALAAAPASDGEGFAVPKVLEGA from the coding sequence ATGGACGAACCAAAGATCTCGTCGGATCAAGTGAGGCATGTCGCGAGGCTCGCGCGCCTCGCGCTGGACGACCAAGCCGTTACGGACATGCGCCGCCAGCTGGATGCCATCCTCGGCTACGTGGCCGCGCTGGATACCGTCGACGTATCGGCCCTCTCCCCCTCATTCCATGCCATTCCGCTCCTGTCACCATTGCGCGAGGACCGGGTCGTGGCCGGTCTCGCCCGCGAAGCTGCGCTGGCTGCGGCACCCGCGTCCGACGGCGAGGGGTTCGCGGTGCCCAAAGTCCTGGAGGGCGCATGA